The following are encoded together in the Acidobacteriota bacterium genome:
- a CDS encoding OmpA family protein, whose product MKVHVTLLAAAVGLSLVGCATTTDIDKKIAESQTKTDKKIESVETQVEQLQEGQKATAGKVDEQGKQIEQLGQSAKDALARAQEARVLAKGKIVFQQSFAEDRVRFKVNSFELTKEAKSALDEFAQKVLLLDKGVYLEIQGHTDDTGGTDYNDQLGQQRAEAVRRYLARAHKLPLGRMSTISYGDTLPVETNKTALGRSKNRRVVIVVLE is encoded by the coding sequence ATGAAGGTTCACGTCACTCTCCTCGCGGCCGCCGTCGGCCTGTCGCTCGTCGGTTGCGCGACGACGACCGACATCGACAAGAAGATCGCCGAGTCGCAGACCAAGACCGACAAGAAGATCGAGTCGGTCGAGACGCAGGTCGAGCAGCTCCAGGAGGGCCAGAAGGCCACCGCGGGCAAGGTCGACGAGCAGGGCAAGCAGATCGAGCAGCTCGGCCAGTCGGCCAAGGACGCGCTCGCCCGCGCCCAGGAAGCCCGTGTCCTCGCGAAGGGCAAGATCGTCTTTCAGCAGTCGTTCGCCGAGGACCGCGTCCGCTTCAAGGTCAACTCCTTCGAGCTGACGAAGGAAGCGAAATCCGCGCTCGACGAGTTCGCGCAGAAGGTCCTCCTGCTCGACAAGGGCGTGTACCTCGAGATCCAGGGCCACACGGACGACACGGGCGGCACGGACTACAACGACCAGCTCGGCCAGCAGCGCGCCGAAGCCGTCCGCCGTTACCTCGCCCGGGCGCACAAGCTCCCGCTGGGCCGCATGTCGACGATCTCCTACGGCGACACGCTCCCCGTCGAGACGAACAAGACCGCGCTCGGCCGCTCCAAGAACCGCCGCGTCGTGATCGTCGTCCTCGAGTAG
- a CDS encoding RluA family pseudouridine synthase, translating to MDSRIVPALRARYPEFSGARLKRAVIEGQVMVDGAVVNDPGALVHAGADLKWDRDRRIERRVATALKVLYEDDDAIAVFKPSGLLTHPTEAKEKDTLLARVSTYVQKRHGGGARTYVSIVHRLDKETSGILVFARSRRGLIGMQAQLRAHTMDRRYRAVVEGDLTGDAGTFDKDLVAEPGERRRGVVKAGETGLKAITEWTVLERFGIATLVEARLKTGRTHQIRIHFANAGHVLVGDSVYRDRKAKPFPVPFPRQALHAGHLGWKTEEGKAVSLDADPPGDFLKLLDDLRKRARKKK from the coding sequence ATGGACTCCCGCATCGTCCCGGCGCTCCGGGCCCGCTACCCCGAGTTTTCGGGCGCCCGGCTGAAGCGCGCCGTCATCGAAGGCCAGGTCATGGTGGACGGCGCCGTCGTGAACGACCCCGGCGCGCTCGTGCACGCGGGCGCCGACCTGAAGTGGGACCGCGACCGCCGCATCGAACGCCGTGTCGCGACCGCCCTCAAGGTGCTCTACGAGGACGACGACGCGATCGCGGTCTTCAAGCCGTCCGGCCTCCTCACGCACCCGACCGAGGCGAAGGAGAAGGACACGCTCCTCGCGCGCGTCTCGACGTACGTCCAGAAGCGGCACGGGGGTGGCGCGCGGACGTACGTGTCCATCGTTCACCGTCTCGACAAGGAGACGTCCGGCATCCTCGTCTTCGCGCGCAGCCGCCGCGGCCTGATCGGAATGCAGGCGCAGCTCCGCGCGCACACGATGGACCGGCGCTACCGCGCGGTCGTCGAGGGCGACCTCACGGGGGACGCCGGCACCTTCGACAAGGACCTCGTGGCCGAGCCGGGCGAGCGGCGCCGCGGCGTCGTGAAGGCCGGCGAGACGGGCCTGAAGGCGATCACGGAGTGGACGGTGCTCGAGCGCTTCGGGATCGCGACGCTCGTCGAGGCACGCCTGAAGACCGGGCGCACGCACCAGATCCGCATCCACTTCGCGAACGCAGGGCACGTCCTCGTGGGCGACTCCGTCTATCGCGACCGCAAGGCCAAGCCGTTCCCCGTCCCGTTCCCGCGCCAGGCGCTCCACGCAGGGCACCTCGGGTGGAAGACCGAGGAAGGCAAGGCGGTCTCGCTGGACGCGGACCCTCCGGGCGACTTCCTCAAGCTGCTGGATGATTTGAGGAAGAGGGCAAGAAAGAAGAAGTAA
- a CDS encoding aminopeptidase P N-terminal domain-containing protein yields the protein MAERTVFARRRARFFDSMGEGVALLFAAPEAAFGHDVHYRYRPDPDFFYLTGFAEPGATAVLDADARTFTLFVLPRDRERETWEGRRAGPEGAVKTFGADAAHPARERDKRLPDLVRKSRVLHHALGLSDASDRLVAGLLARFRREARHPKRGPVTVSDPTDLLHAMRLVKSPEEIAFLERAAAIAASAHRDAQRTARPGRYEYEVEAAVDRRFRSMGASGPAYPTIVASGENATILHYVENSRRIAAGDLVLLDAGCEYRGYASDVTRTFPASGRFTRPQARLYGAVLAAQRAAIAAVRPGAPWDAPHEAARAVLLDALLDLGLLKGRREALKKKNAAQRFALHHTSHWLGLDVHDRGRYRDERGRPRPLEPGMVLTIEPGLYVRPDEARVPKEYLGLGIRIEDDVLVTESAARVLTEGAPKAG from the coding sequence ATGGCCGAAAGAACCGTCTTCGCGCGCCGCCGGGCGCGTTTCTTCGACTCGATGGGAGAGGGCGTCGCGCTCCTCTTCGCGGCCCCCGAGGCCGCATTCGGGCACGACGTTCACTACCGCTACCGCCCCGATCCCGACTTCTTCTACCTGACGGGCTTCGCCGAGCCGGGCGCGACCGCGGTCCTCGACGCGGACGCGAGGACGTTCACGCTTTTCGTCCTGCCCCGGGACCGCGAGCGCGAGACGTGGGAAGGCCGCCGGGCCGGTCCCGAGGGGGCCGTCAAGACGTTCGGGGCCGACGCGGCGCATCCCGCCCGCGAGCGCGACAAGCGTCTCCCCGACCTCGTGCGCAAGTCGCGCGTCCTCCACCACGCCCTCGGTCTCTCGGACGCGAGCGACCGCCTCGTGGCCGGCCTCCTCGCGCGCTTCCGGCGCGAGGCCCGTCACCCGAAGCGCGGCCCCGTGACGGTCTCCGACCCGACGGACCTCCTCCACGCGATGCGCCTCGTGAAGTCGCCCGAGGAGATCGCGTTCCTCGAGCGGGCGGCCGCGATCGCCGCATCCGCGCACCGCGACGCGCAGCGGACCGCGCGGCCCGGCCGGTACGAGTACGAGGTCGAGGCCGCCGTCGACCGGCGCTTCCGGTCGATGGGCGCGAGCGGACCGGCGTATCCGACGATCGTCGCGTCCGGCGAGAACGCGACGATCCTTCACTATGTCGAGAACTCCCGCCGCATCGCCGCGGGGGACCTCGTCCTCTTGGACGCGGGCTGCGAATACCGCGGCTATGCCTCCGACGTGACGCGGACGTTTCCGGCCTCGGGGCGCTTCACGCGGCCCCAGGCGCGGCTCTACGGGGCGGTCCTCGCGGCCCAGCGCGCCGCGATCGCGGCCGTCAGGCCCGGCGCACCGTGGGACGCGCCGCACGAGGCGGCGCGGGCCGTCCTGCTCGACGCGCTGCTCGACCTCGGCCTCCTGAAGGGCCGGCGCGAGGCGCTGAAGAAGAAGAACGCCGCCCAGCGCTTCGCGCTCCACCACACGTCGCACTGGCTCGGCCTCGACGTGCACGACCGCGGGCGCTACCGCGACGAGCGCGGCCGGCCGCGGCCGCTCGAGCCGGGCATGGTTCTGACGATCGAGCCGGGCCTGTACGTACGGCCCGACGAGGCGCGCGTCCCGAAGGAGTACCTCGGGCTCGGCATCCGAATCGAAGACGACGTCCTCGTGACGGAATCCGCCGCCCGCGTCCTCACGGAGGGCGCGCCGAAGGCCGGCTGA
- a CDS encoding FtsX-like permease family protein, with amino-acid sequence MFRFLPLVLKNLLRKKTRTILTVGSILLPVFLVAFMATFLRTLNLPDPARERGLYRLVTRHKVGLTTSLPQAVMNRIAPLEGVRAITPIDRFAGLYRDASAGNVFPRFAVDPEQFLQVFDDAKIVQGSAEEWKRDRAGGLVGVALVKKYGWKVGDAVTIKGTLYPVDLTFTVQGVYSLPYENSASIFFHRAYLEEAWPPFRGTVSTIWTRCADAACAGRLPKQIDDFYENSPNPTKTESENAFTLGFVSLLGNVQLLLTAMGVIIIGVVVVIAANTIALNVRERVVEVAVLRTLGFSRPRIVGLVMSESLVLAGVGGLLGFLAFVAAFSRLKGALMETRMAPFAAGMKIFPEVVALAAGVALAVGVLSAIVPAVLAARRPIVDGLRAS; translated from the coding sequence GTGTTTCGTTTCCTGCCGCTCGTCCTGAAGAACCTGCTGCGCAAGAAGACGCGGACGATCCTGACCGTCGGCTCGATCCTGCTGCCCGTCTTCCTCGTCGCGTTCATGGCGACGTTTCTCCGGACGCTGAACCTGCCCGACCCGGCTCGCGAACGCGGCCTCTACCGGCTCGTCACGCGGCACAAGGTCGGCCTTACGACGTCGCTGCCCCAGGCCGTCATGAACCGGATCGCGCCGCTCGAGGGCGTCCGCGCGATCACGCCGATCGACCGCTTCGCCGGGCTCTACCGGGACGCGAGCGCCGGGAACGTCTTTCCGCGTTTCGCCGTGGACCCCGAGCAGTTTCTCCAGGTCTTCGACGACGCGAAGATCGTCCAGGGCTCGGCCGAGGAGTGGAAGCGGGACCGCGCGGGCGGCCTCGTGGGCGTCGCGCTCGTGAAGAAGTACGGCTGGAAGGTCGGCGACGCCGTGACGATCAAGGGGACTCTGTACCCCGTGGACCTGACGTTCACGGTCCAGGGCGTCTACAGCCTGCCCTACGAGAACTCCGCCAGCATCTTCTTCCACCGCGCGTACCTCGAGGAGGCGTGGCCGCCGTTCCGCGGCACCGTCTCGACGATCTGGACGCGCTGCGCGGACGCCGCCTGCGCCGGGCGCCTGCCGAAGCAGATCGACGACTTCTACGAGAACTCGCCGAACCCGACGAAGACGGAGAGCGAGAACGCGTTCACGCTCGGCTTCGTCTCGCTGCTCGGGAACGTCCAGCTGCTCCTGACCGCGATGGGCGTCATCATCATCGGCGTCGTCGTCGTGATCGCGGCGAACACGATCGCCCTCAACGTGCGCGAGCGCGTCGTCGAGGTCGCCGTGCTGCGGACGCTCGGCTTCTCGCGCCCGAGGATCGTGGGCCTCGTCATGAGCGAGAGCCTCGTGCTCGCCGGAGTGGGTGGACTCCTCGGGTTCCTGGCCTTCGTCGCGGCGTTCTCGCGCCTCAAGGGCGCGCTCATGGAGACGCGGATGGCGCCGTTCGCGGCGGGGATGAAGATCTTCCCCGAGGTCGTCGCGCTCGCGGCGGGCGTCGCGCTGGCCGTCGGCGTCCTCTCGGCGATCGTCCCGGCCGTGCTGGCCGCGCGGCGGCCGATCGTGGACGGCCTGCGCGCGTCGTGA
- a CDS encoding isoprenylcysteine carboxylmethyltransferase family protein has protein sequence MSGNDHANVPVIPPVLFGVGLTAGFLLKWLAPVPLFPPRLEGEACFAGAAISLAGLAFGGWAFFTFVRAKTTPHPNHPVSALVTWGPYRFSRNPMYVGLSVGFVGIALVANTPWVLVALPLVWLALRRLVIGREEAYLERRFGDEYRAFKARTRRWL, from the coding sequence GTGTCCGGCAATGACCACGCGAACGTCCCGGTGATTCCGCCCGTGCTCTTCGGGGTCGGACTCACCGCCGGCTTCCTGCTCAAGTGGCTCGCGCCCGTGCCGCTCTTCCCGCCGCGGCTCGAGGGCGAGGCGTGTTTCGCCGGCGCCGCCATCTCCCTCGCCGGGCTCGCGTTCGGGGGGTGGGCGTTCTTCACGTTCGTCCGGGCGAAGACGACGCCGCACCCGAACCATCCCGTGAGCGCCCTCGTCACGTGGGGGCCCTACCGGTTCTCCCGCAACCCGATGTACGTCGGGTTGTCTGTCGGGTTCGTGGGGATCGCGCTCGTCGCGAACACGCCGTGGGTCCTCGTTGCGCTCCCGCTCGTCTGGCTCGCGCTGCGCCGCCTCGTGATCGGCCGCGAGGAGGCCTATCTCGAGCGGAGGTTCGGGGACGAGTACCGGGCATTCAAGGCGCGCACGCGCCGCTGGCTCTAG